The segment AGGAATGTATGCAGCATTGCTTACGCCGGACAGTGTTACCACCATTGTTCGATCAACCACCGGACCCGAAATAAAAAGAGGAATTTCAGTCGGGCAAAGTCAGTTTTCACCCGAAGGGAGTAAATATGCAATTGCCTCAAGAGATTCATCGTTACTGCTAATTTACAATTTCGACAGATGCACCGGAGAATTTATTTTTAATACAGTAATACGACATGTCTACAGCACAAACGGTTTTAATTTTGTTTCATGTGTATTCAGCCCCAACGGTAAATATTTATATGCAAGCGATCACATCAATGTATATCAATTCAACACAGACACCATTGACATAGCGGCCTCTGAAAAGATAGTTGGAACTCTCGTTTCTGGCTCTTCATACTTTTTCAAATTTTGTAATGCTCCCGATGGAAAAATATATCAATGCTCTTGGGGTAGCGACAATCACCTTAGTGTCATCAATGACCCCAATCAACCCGATACCAGTTGCCACTTCGGAGAGAGACAGCTCAAAGTTATGTATATGGAAAATAACCTCCCTGATTTTCCCAACTTCAAGCTAGGCCCAATTCCAGGCTGCGATTCACTGACAAATTATGTCGACCAAATTAATTTATCTGATGAGAATGTTTTAGTTTACCCCAACCCATCAACAGGCATTTTCAAGTTTACAACTCCGGAAAAAATCAAGAAGATACTGATCATGAGTAGCGATTTGAAACTTATAAAAACTATTACAGAAAACAATTATGTTGATCTAAAAAACACAGCTGAAGGTTTGTATTTCTATATCGTTGCCACCGAAGATAAATTATATAAAGGGAAACTAATTAAACTAAAAGAATAGTAGTTTTCTGCCGGTTAAATGTTAATCAGGTCACAATTTTAATTCCGAAGTATTTACTCACAATAATATATAAATTTTAAAATACCACCCGTCGAAAGAACGCACCATAAAAATGACTACTTGTTTTCATATCTCCAAACCTTAGCGACCCCATTGTACGAGTACATAAATAATGTGTCACCATTAAAACTAATTTCATTCTCATTTTTCGTCCGGATACTGAATTTCCAGTGTATCTGCATTCAGCCAATACCTAAATGATCTCAGGTCTTCCACATAAAATATAGAATCGAGGTCAATTCAAAAGGTTGCGTTTTGCACGAAACGCCGGCGGATCGGTATATTTCAAAGTGATTTTAAGCTGAAGGATTTTGTTCATATTCGTTTTACATTTATCCATGCAATAATAAACAATCAAAGATTAAATTAAGCAATATATTCCAAAATAGAACCGACAACGGTAGTATTCACTTTTCTACTTCGGTGTCCCAATCCCTTCCATTGACACTATTGAAATAAGCAATTTCTTTCTAATTTAGGTATTT is part of the Bacteroidota bacterium genome and harbors:
- a CDS encoding T9SS type A sorting domain-containing protein; the protein is MAYSTIDMSANAGYGQMILKNQTAIDDTLLYSTMQAVKHGNGRDWWIVAHEWNNSGMYAALLTPDSVTTIVRSTTGPEIKRGISVGQSQFSPEGSKYAIASRDSSLLLIYNFDRCTGEFIFNTVIRHVYSTNGFNFVSCVFSPNGKYLYASDHINVYQFNTDTIDIAASEKIVGTLVSGSSYFFKFCNAPDGKIYQCSWGSDNHLSVINDPNQPDTSCHFGERQLKVMYMENNLPDFPNFKLGPIPGCDSLTNYVDQINLSDENVLVYPNPSTGIFKFTTPEKIKKILIMSSDLKLIKTITENNYVDLKNTAEGLYFYIVATEDKLYKGKLIKLKE